The Myxococcota bacterium genome includes the window GTGGGATGCTGCGTTGCGCGACGAGGCCCGCGCAGTCTGGCGCGACCAGTGCGCCCGCTGTCACGGTGCGCGCGGTCGCCTCGAAGGGGTCGCTCCGCTTCCCCCGGATCAGAAGCCTCCGCGGGACTGGAGCGGGTTCGGCGCGAAGTTCGGGCTGTTCCTGGCCGGTGACGACCTCCGCGCCACCTACTTTCGTCGCATCCAACGCGGTGGCGACCGCGAGGGCAATCCGACGATGATGCCGGCCTGGGCCGACTCGCTGTCGCGCGAGCAGACCTGGGCCCTGGTGTTCTTGCTCGAAGAGTTCTGACGGCTATCCGGCCGCAGGGCTCCGCTCGGGGTACACGATGCGCTCGGGGGGCTCGCGGATGTCCCACACGAGACCCACCGCGGCGAGGCCGCGCAGGACGTAGTAGGTGACGTCGATCTCCCACCAGCGGAACCCCTGACGGGCCGACGCGCAGAAGTGGTGGTGGTTGTTGTGCCAGCCCTCGCCGAGGGTGAGCAGCGCGAGCCAGAAGTTGTTGCGGCTGTCGTCGCGCGTCTCGTAGCGCCGGCTGCCCCACACGTGGGCCAGCGAGTTGATCGTGTAGGTGGCGTGCCAGAGCAGCACGGTCGACAACACGTAGCCCCAGATGAGCCCGGAGAAGCCTCCGATCGCGAAGCACAGGATGGCAAGGGCGAAGGGCGGGACGTGGTGGTTCCGGTTCAACCACACGAGCTCCGGGTAGCGCGCGAATTCTTCGATCCGGTCCAGGGGAGTGCCGTCCCACTGCCCTTCGAAGATCCAGCCCTGATGGGCGTGGTAGAGGCCGTCGCGAGGCGAGTGCAGGTCGCCCGGGCCGTCCGCGTTCTTGTGGTGGTCGCGGTGATGCCCGGCCCACCAAAGCGGCCCTTTCTGAGTGGCCGAGCAGGCGACCAGGGCCAACACGAACTGGAAGGCGCGGCTGGTGCGGTAGCTCTTGTGGGCGAAGTAGCGGTGGTAGCCGCCGGTGATGCCGAACAACCGCGCGTAGAAGGTCACGCCGAGGAGCGTCCATTCCAGGGGCCCCGAAGCGACGTAGAGCGCGAGGAGCGCTGCCGCGTGGAGACCCCAGTACACGATGACCGCCGGCCAATCCTGGCGGGTCCACCAACCCTCCGCTTCCGAGAGCGGTGTGGGAGCCTCGAGTTCCGGTCCAGCTGCAGATGCCACGGGTCCTCCTTGACGAGCGACCGAACCCTAGGGGCCGGTTCGGCGGGCTGCAGCGTGGGGGCTGTGAAACTTGCGTAAAACCCGACGTCTGGAGGCGTTTCCCGCGGGATCGCGCTGCCTTGCACGGAGCCCGTCGGGATCCGAGACTCCGCCTTTTCGCACCCGGGCCGGGTGCCGAGGAGCCCCGTGATTCCCGATCGTCCGCCCCAGAAGCCGACTGCACCGGAACGCCTGACCGCCGCAGAGCGCCGCGCTTGGCGCGAAGACGGCTTCTTCGTGCGCGAGCGCCTGTTCGGACCCGAAGAGCTGGACGAACTGCGTGGGGCCGCCGAGCGGTGCGTGAAGCTGGCCGAACAGGCCATGCAGCGTTCCGAGGACGTGTACGCGATCGACGGCAACGTCTACCACGAAGCCGGCGGCTCGACGGTGCAGCTCGAACACACGCCGGGCTCCAAGACGATCCGCGTGATCGAACCCTTCCATCACCTCGACGACACGATGAACCGGCTGATCGATGATCCGCGTCTCGTCGAACCGATGCGCGACCTGATCGGGGACGAGCGCGTCTGCCTCTACACCGACAAGCTGAACCTGAAGCGTCCGCGCGAGGGGTCGGGTTTCGGCTGGCACCAGGACTCGCCGTACTGGGCGCACTTTGCTCCCGAGCTGGATCGGCTGCCGAACGTGCTCGTCGCCCTCGATGACGCCGACGAGGAGAACGGCTGCTTTCGGGTGATTCGGGGCAGCCATCGGCGAGGGCTGCTGCCCGGACGGGAAGGAGAGGGGCGCCTTGGCCCGCTCTTCACCGACCCCACCGCCTTTGATCTCGAGGACCAGGTGCCCGCGGCGATGCCCGCCGGCAGCGCGATCTTCTTCAGTCCGCACACCGTGCACGGGTCCGAGTCCAACCGTTCCGATGCGCTCCGCCGCGCACTCGTGATCACCTACCAGCCGGGGAGTCCCGACGGCCGGCGAATGTTCAAGGTGGACCGCACCCGGTTTGCCGGCGAGCGCGAGCCGAGCTGAAGCGCGCCTCGGCGCGTTGCGACTACGGAGCCTGGTACGGCGGGTCGGCGACGGAGCGCATGAACGCGATCACGTCGATGATCTGGGCGTCGCTCAGGCTGCCGCCCCAGGCCGCCATCTGCGCCGACTTACCGGCGGCCTGGCCACCCTCCTTCACCACCGTGAACAGGTGATCGTCGGACAGGGCGTTCATGTACTCCCCGTCGCAGTGCTTCGCCGGCTTCGGGTCGAGGCTGGCCGAAAGGGGGCCGTCGCCGCAGCCGGTTTCCCCGTGGCAGGTGGCGCAATAGATCCGGTAGTGGGCCGCGCCCGCTCTTGCGTCGCCTCCTCCGAAGGACTCGGGCGCTGGTGCTTCCTCGGAGTCTGCGCAGGCCGCGGCGACGGTCGCGACCAGAACGCAGGAGGCTGCCCTCAGGAGGCGCATCGCTCCTGTCCGCGCAGGAACTCGGCGCGGAGTTCGTCGTAGGTCCGAGTCACCGGGAACTGGGGAAACTCGGCGATCACGTTGTCCGGGGGCCGGAACAGGATTCCTGCGTCGGCGGCCTGGAGCATCGACGTGTCGTTGTACGAATCGCCCGAGGCGATCACTTTGAAGTTGAGGCCGTGAAACGCCTCGACCGCGCACCGCTTCTGGTCTTGCTGCCGAAGCCGGTAGTCGGTGATCCGTCCGGTTCCGTCGACCACCAGGCGGTGGCAGAAGAGGGTGGGGTAGCCGAGCTGGGCCATCAGCGGTGCCGCGAACTCGTAGAAGGTGTCCGAGAGGATGACGACCTGGAAGCGCTCGCGAAGCCAGTCGACGAAGGCCGGTGCACCTTCGAGGGGAGACAGCTCACCGATCACGCGTTGGATGTCGGGCAGGCCCAGACCGTGCTCCTCGCAGATCTGGAGCCGCTTGCGCATCAGCACGTCGTAGTCGGGCTCGTCGCGCGTGGTGATGCGCAGGGCGTCGATGCCGGCGCGCTCGGCGACGTTGATCCAGATCTCGGGGATCAAGACCCCTTCCAGATCGAGGCAGGCGATGATCAAGGTGGATTCCCCCGCGACCGATGCGAACCGGGCATGGTCTAGCAGATTCGCCCGGTTGTCGGGCGGCTGCGAAGGCCTTTGGATACGATCCGTCGGGGGGAAAGAGGTGTCGCGAGCGAGCAATCTCGTCGCACCGGGTGGGTCGCGTACGTGACGCCGCTCGAGGCGCTCTGGCTGGGCATCATCCAAGGGCTCACCGAGTTCTTCCCGGTCTCGAGCTCGGGCCATCTCGTGATCGGTCAGGCCCTGTTGGGTCTCGAGGAGACCGGGGTCGTCTTCGAGGTGGCCGTGCACGTCGCCACCCTGGTGTCCGTGCTCGTCTTCTATCGGCGTCGCGTTGCCGGTCTCGTCGTCGATGCGCTGCGCGGCCGTCGCGAGGCGCTCGAGTACGGCGGAAAGTTGGCGGTCGCGACGTTGCCGGCGGTGATCCTGGTGCTCCTCGCCGGTGATTTCCTCGAGGCGCTCTTCGACCGCCCTGCCGTAGCGGGCATCGCGCTGCTCGTGACGGGCGGGATCCTGTGGACCACGCGCTGGACCTTGCCCCGCGCCGAGCACCCCGAACCCGGTTGGCTGTCGGCCTGGTGGATCGGCTGCGCCCAGGCCTTTGCGATCGTTCCCGGAATCTCGCGGAGCGGGTCGACCGTGGCGATGTCCCTCGGTCTGGGAATTCGCCCCGCGGCGGCCGCCGAGTTCTCGTTCTTGATGAGCGTGCCCGCCATCCTGGGCGCCGCCGTCACGAAGTTCGATGAGCTCACCCAGGTGGCCGCCGAGGCGGTATGGCCACTGGTGGTCGGGAGTGCGGCAGCCGGCGTCGCCGGCGTCGCCGCGATCTGGCTGTTCGTCGCGATGCTGCGCCGCCAGTCCTTCCACGTGTTCTCGTACTACACGTGGGTGGCGGGAGCGGCGTTCCTCGCTTGGCTGCACTGGGCCTGACGCGCGAGCGTAGTGCCCTGCGGCGGCCGAACGAAAACGGCGCCTCCACCGAGGTGGAGACGCCGCTATCGAGAGACTCTGGCCTTCGGCTCCGGCCAGCGAGCGCTAGGGCTCGAGGATCGGGTGCAGATTCTGCGCGGGTAGGGTCTCGCGCAGCTTCTTCAGGGCGCGTGCCTCGAGCTGACGCACGCGCTCGCGCGACAGACCGAGCGACTGACCGATCTGCTCGAGGGTGTGCTCTTCCTCGCCGCCCAGGCCGTAGCGCAGGCGCAGGATCAGCTGCTCCCGCGACGTCAGCGCACCGATCAGGTAGCCGACGCCCGAACGCATGCGCTCGCCGTCGAGACCGTTGTCCGGTGCAGACGACGTGGGATCCGCGACGAAGTCTTCGAGCCGCTTCTCGGTGCCGGCCACCGACGACTCGAGCGAGATCGCCTCGCGGCTGAGCACGTCGAGTGCCTCCAGAGAGCTCGCGTCCGTTCCGAGTTCCGGCGCCAGCTCGGCCGGCGTGGGCTCGCGACCCAGCTTGCCCGTGAGCTCGGCGCGCACGCGCTGGCTGCGCTGCAGCCGGTCGTGCACGTGAGAGGGCAGACGGATCGTCCGCGAGTGGTTCTGGATCGCGCGCACGAGTGCCTGGCGGATCCACCAGACCGCGTAGGTCGAGAACTTGAAACCACGGCGGTGGTCGAACTTCTCGACGGCGCGGATCAGGCCCAGGTTGCCTTCCTGGATCAGGTCCGGGAAGGACAGGCCCAGGTTCCGGTAGTCCTTGGCGATCGCCACGACGAGCTTCAGGTTGTGCTCGATGAAGCGGTTCTTCTCGTCGCTCATCCGATCGTGCGCGTCTTCGACGGCGCCGACCTTCTTGAGCAGATCATCCCGCGACATCTCGGCGTCGGCCTCGAGCTCCTTGAAGCGCTTCGTGCCGCGTCGGGCCCGGCGCAGATCGCGCGCGAGCTCGAGGCATTTCTGGCGCATCTCGGCGAGCACGGCCAGCGACAGCTGGGCCGACTTCATGTCACGCGAGATCCGTGCGTCGATCTTGATGAGCTCTTTCTGGGGGCCGCTCTTGCGCGCCTTGTCGCGATTGGCGAGCAGGGTGCGCAGGCGCTTCACCGCGCGCTCGACGCGCGCAGCGATCTCCCCCGTCTCCTCGTCGCCGACGGATTCGGAGAGCTTCGCGCCCGTATGCGAGAGCGCGCGCAGTTCGTCCCAGCGCCCGACGACGTGTCGCGCGCAAAGCGGGATCGCGTACAGCGCTTCCCGCAGCTGCTGAGTGGCCGCTTCCAGTTCCTTGGCGAGCAGCACCTCTTCCTCACGCCGAAGCGTGCGGGTGCCGCCGATCTCCTGGAAGTACGACTCCAACGGGCGTCGTTCCCGGCCCGGATCCAGATCCTCGGCCGGTGCGGCCCGGGTAGCCCCGGTCGCAGCCTGGGTGCCTTCTTCGGCCTTCTTCTTTTTCTTGCGGTCTTCCGCCTTCACTGTCACTGCGAAGTCCTCGACCCGCCGGTGCCGTTCCGCACCGTAGTGTCGGATACCGCCCGGAGTGATCTCGTTGTGAGTTGTTTCATTCCGGCGGCCCCCCGTCTGCGATGATCTCTGTGAGACGCAAGAGATCTGCACATAGGGCGGAACCGTTGGCCGGTTGGCGCGCAGCCAGGAAAGGGTGGACGGATGTCCGGCCGGACGGCGTGTGATGAGATGTCGGGGGGGCGCTGAACAGCCCGGTATATTGTCTCACCGGTCCATCAAAGTCCAGCAGTTTCTGGGGTTTGGGCACGTGTCTGCCTCCGGCACGGGCGATCGGGGAATCCTCCTGAGAGTAATCAGTGTCCTTATCGTGGTGAAAAGGCAACATTTTTGTATCGGATCGCACACCCGCCAACACAAGCACCGATTTGCTCCCGGCGAGCCACGGGCTAGCCTTGCGGAACTGACCAGTCAGTACTGACGCGCCCCGCGGGAACCCTGTGTCCAGTCCCCATCCCTCCATGACAGCCGTCGTCGCTTCCCCGACGGACGATCCGAAGCGACGCCGCATCCTCGACGCGGCGCTGAGCGTGGGTGCCCGGAGCGGAATCTCGGCCGCCCGGATGGAAGAGGTGGCCAGCGAGGCCGGCGTCTCGAAGGGAACGCTCTACCGGTTCTTCCAGAGCAAGGAAGATCTCTTCCTGGCCACCCTCATCGATTCCTACGAAACCGGGGTGCGCCATGTCGACGCCCGGCTGCCCGACGAGTCCGAGCCCGAGACGCGTCTGCGGGCAGTGCTGGAAGGGCTGGTCGGGGTGCTCGAGCGGGTCGGGCCGCGCGCGACCCTCCACTATCAGGCGTGGGGCATGGTGGCTGCGAATCCGGAGCTGAACGAGCGACTGCACGGCTTCCTGCGAGCGTTCCACGCAGACCGCTTCGACGAATTCGCATCGCTCGTCGTCGACGGCCAGGCGGCCGGCCGGTTTCGCTCGGACGTCGACGCGGCGACCACCGCCCACGCGATCGGATCGCTGTTGTCCGGGTTCATCTACCGCTCTGCCTTCGACCCCGACGCTGCGACGCCCGACGCACTGCGGCGCTGTTTCGATGACCTGGTCGGCGGCTTGATCGCCGGTTCCGCTCCTGATCCCGATTCCACTCCAGCGCGCCCGCCGGAGGTTCCTCCCACATGACCCCTTCGCCGAGCGAGACGCCCGGTTCCCGCGCCGCGGATCCGCGCCTCGTCAGACGTTTGTGGGGCATCTTCGCCGTGCTGGTCGTGGCGGGGATCCTCTTGCGGGCCACCGCGCCCGATCCGCAGGCGGTGGGCGCTGCCGGACCCGCCCTGGCCGCGATCGCCGTCGACACGCTGCGTGTGTCCCCCCGCGCGGTCGTTTCCGAAGCCGAGTTCTCGGGTGTCGTCGAGGCGGCGCGACACCTCCGGTTGGTCTCCGAGACCCAGGGTCGGGTCGTCGAGCTCGGGGCCGAAGACCTCGACGCCGTCGACGGCGACCAGCTGCTGATCCAGGTCGATCCCTTGTTGGCCCAGGTGGCCGTGGACCGGGCGCAGGCCGCGATTTCGCGGACCCGAAGCGAGCTCGGGCTCGCGCGCACCAGTCTCGAGCGTCAGCGCAACCTGGCCGAGCGCT containing:
- a CDS encoding phytanoyl-CoA dioxygenase family protein, which translates into the protein MIPDRPPQKPTAPERLTAAERRAWREDGFFVRERLFGPEELDELRGAAERCVKLAEQAMQRSEDVYAIDGNVYHEAGGSTVQLEHTPGSKTIRVIEPFHHLDDTMNRLIDDPRLVEPMRDLIGDERVCLYTDKLNLKRPREGSGFGWHQDSPYWAHFAPELDRLPNVLVALDDADEENGCFRVIRGSHRRGLLPGREGEGRLGPLFTDPTAFDLEDQVPAAMPAGSAIFFSPHTVHGSESNRSDALRRALVITYQPGSPDGRRMFKVDRTRFAGEREPS
- the thrH gene encoding bifunctional phosphoserine phosphatase/homoserine phosphotransferase ThrH, translating into MIIACLDLEGVLIPEIWINVAERAGIDALRITTRDEPDYDVLMRKRLQICEEHGLGLPDIQRVIGELSPLEGAPAFVDWLRERFQVVILSDTFYEFAAPLMAQLGYPTLFCHRLVVDGTGRITDYRLRQQDQKRCAVEAFHGLNFKVIASGDSYNDTSMLQAADAGILFRPPDNVIAEFPQFPVTRTYDELRAEFLRGQERCAS
- a CDS encoding c-type cytochrome; translated protein: MHSVNRSRLRAVVLAVSFCACASVPDALPDEVASHLGASWYPHRAAQLGIDVDTARARDAELSESVPPHDLWDAALRDEARAVWRDQCARCHGARGRLEGVAPLPPDQKPPRDWSGFGAKFGLFLAGDDLRATYFRRIQRGGDREGNPTMMPAWADSLSREQTWALVFLLEEF
- a CDS encoding acyl-CoA desaturase; the encoded protein is MASAAGPELEAPTPLSEAEGWWTRQDWPAVIVYWGLHAAALLALYVASGPLEWTLLGVTFYARLFGITGGYHRYFAHKSYRTSRAFQFVLALVACSATQKGPLWWAGHHRDHHKNADGPGDLHSPRDGLYHAHQGWIFEGQWDGTPLDRIEEFARYPELVWLNRNHHVPPFALAILCFAIGGFSGLIWGYVLSTVLLWHATYTINSLAHVWGSRRYETRDDSRNNFWLALLTLGEGWHNNHHHFCASARQGFRWWEIDVTYYVLRGLAAVGLVWDIREPPERIVYPERSPAAG
- a CDS encoding cytochrome c — encoded protein: MRLLRAASCVLVATVAAACADSEEAPAPESFGGGDARAGAAHYRIYCATCHGETGCGDGPLSASLDPKPAKHCDGEYMNALSDDHLFTVVKEGGQAAGKSAQMAAWGGSLSDAQIIDVIAFMRSVADPPYQAP
- a CDS encoding TetR/AcrR family transcriptional regulator; its protein translation is MTAVVASPTDDPKRRRILDAALSVGARSGISAARMEEVASEAGVSKGTLYRFFQSKEDLFLATLIDSYETGVRHVDARLPDESEPETRLRAVLEGLVGVLERVGPRATLHYQAWGMVAANPELNERLHGFLRAFHADRFDEFASLVVDGQAAGRFRSDVDAATTAHAIGSLLSGFIYRSAFDPDAATPDALRRCFDDLVGGLIAGSAPDPDSTPARPPEVPPT
- a CDS encoding undecaprenyl-diphosphate phosphatase yields the protein MTPLEALWLGIIQGLTEFFPVSSSGHLVIGQALLGLEETGVVFEVAVHVATLVSVLVFYRRRVAGLVVDALRGRREALEYGGKLAVATLPAVILVLLAGDFLEALFDRPAVAGIALLVTGGILWTTRWTLPRAEHPEPGWLSAWWIGCAQAFAIVPGISRSGSTVAMSLGLGIRPAAAAEFSFLMSVPAILGAAVTKFDELTQVAAEAVWPLVVGSAAAGVAGVAAIWLFVAMLRRQSFHVFSYYTWVAGAAFLAWLHWA
- a CDS encoding sigma-70 family RNA polymerase sigma factor, with the translated sequence MTVKAEDRKKKKKAEEGTQAATGATRAAPAEDLDPGRERRPLESYFQEIGGTRTLRREEEVLLAKELEAATQQLREALYAIPLCARHVVGRWDELRALSHTGAKLSESVGDEETGEIAARVERAVKRLRTLLANRDKARKSGPQKELIKIDARISRDMKSAQLSLAVLAEMRQKCLELARDLRRARRGTKRFKELEADAEMSRDDLLKKVGAVEDAHDRMSDEKNRFIEHNLKLVVAIAKDYRNLGLSFPDLIQEGNLGLIRAVEKFDHRRGFKFSTYAVWWIRQALVRAIQNHSRTIRLPSHVHDRLQRSQRVRAELTGKLGREPTPAELAPELGTDASSLEALDVLSREAISLESSVAGTEKRLEDFVADPTSSAPDNGLDGERMRSGVGYLIGALTSREQLILRLRYGLGGEEEHTLEQIGQSLGLSRERVRQLEARALKKLRETLPAQNLHPILEP